From the genome of Turicibacter faecis, one region includes:
- a CDS encoding pseudouridine synthase: MRLDKLLAHTGYGTRSEVKRLLKSKVVKIDGQVAKDAKVKVDLSSQVVTVFDEVVDYREFVYIMMNKPQNCLSATRDRDYRTVIDLLDESYLIYDVAPAGRLDRDTEGLVLLTNDGKLAHEIISPKKEVYKHYRARISGELTKEAVKRLENGVEILDGSNESFMTKPAKLQLIGSMDDLTVVDIWIMEGKFHQVKRMFASVGCKVEYLKRLAIGELKLDESLPLGGYRELKDEELELLRRTV; the protein is encoded by the coding sequence GTGCGTTTAGATAAATTATTAGCTCATACGGGGTATGGTACCCGTTCTGAGGTGAAGCGATTATTAAAATCAAAAGTTGTAAAGATTGATGGTCAGGTGGCGAAAGACGCCAAAGTAAAGGTTGACCTTTCATCTCAAGTTGTCACTGTTTTTGATGAAGTAGTAGACTACCGTGAATTTGTTTATATCATGATGAATAAACCGCAAAACTGTTTAAGTGCGACACGGGATCGTGATTATCGAACCGTGATCGATTTGTTAGATGAGTCGTATTTGATTTATGATGTGGCCCCCGCAGGGCGTTTAGATCGAGATACGGAAGGATTAGTGCTCTTAACAAATGACGGAAAATTAGCACATGAAATTATCTCTCCTAAAAAAGAGGTGTATAAACATTATAGAGCCCGCATCAGTGGCGAGTTAACCAAGGAAGCCGTGAAGCGATTAGAGAACGGGGTCGAAATTTTAGACGGAAGCAATGAGTCTTTTATGACCAAGCCTGCAAAGCTTCAGTTAATCGGATCGATGGATGATCTAACTGTCGTTGACATTTGGATTATGGAAGGTAAATTTCATCAAGTGAAACGAATGTTTGCGAGTGTAGGGTGTAAAGTCGAGTATTTAAAACGATTAGCGATCGGTGAATTGAAATTAGACGAGTCGCTACCTTTGGGTGGATATCGTGAATTGAAAGATGAAGAGCTTGAGTTGCTACGACGAACGGTTTAA
- the trmB gene encoding tRNA (guanosine(46)-N7)-methyltransferase TrmB, producing the protein MRLRKVKGASETIAAHPEIVIPNGEELKGNWQSVFEKEQPIYIEVGMGKGQFMIGMAKQNPHLNFIGIEKFDSVMVRALEKVLEAGELPNLKLLKIDAEDLTDIFAENEVEGVYLNFSDPWPKPRHAKRRLTHENFLTRYEQITVPNGYLRFKTDNRLLFEYSLVSVTGYGMKLEDVALDLHQREALDWNIMTEYEEKFSAKGQPIYRLEAQF; encoded by the coding sequence ATGCGTTTAAGAAAGGTAAAAGGAGCGTCCGAAACGATTGCTGCCCATCCAGAGATTGTCATCCCAAATGGTGAGGAGTTAAAAGGAAACTGGCAATCTGTTTTTGAAAAGGAACAACCTATTTATATTGAGGTAGGAATGGGGAAAGGGCAGTTTATGATTGGAATGGCTAAACAAAATCCTCATTTAAACTTTATTGGAATTGAAAAGTTTGATTCAGTTATGGTTCGTGCATTAGAAAAGGTGCTTGAGGCAGGGGAACTTCCTAATTTAAAGCTATTAAAAATCGACGCAGAAGATTTAACCGATATTTTTGCTGAGAACGAGGTAGAAGGTGTTTATTTAAACTTCTCGGATCCATGGCCAAAGCCTCGCCATGCGAAACGCCGCTTAACACATGAAAACTTCTTAACGCGTTATGAACAAATTACGGTCCCAAATGGATATTTACGTTTTAAAACGGATAATCGTTTACTTTTTGAATATTCGCTCGTTAGTGTGACAGGGTATGGAATGAAACTTGAAGATGTTGCGTTAGACTTACATCAACGAGAAGCGTTAGATTGGAATATTATGACGGAATATGAAGAGAAGTTTAGTGCAAAGGGACAACCGATTTATCGATTAGAGGCACAATTTTAA
- a CDS encoding DUF84 family protein has protein sequence MKLKVVVGSTNKVKVGAVKRILTPQGYEVEGVDVLSQVSDQPFSDAETVLGASHRAQGALAFGDIGIGLEAGVEYLNDQLFLVNWGVLKTKEGQTFYAGGTRLPLPDELRDALEDGIELGDVIDGYSKRQNVRTNEGAIGVLTADFVSREDNFCHIVRLLWGQFVRNSNCCRK, from the coding sequence ATGAAGTTGAAAGTTGTGGTAGGATCAACGAATAAGGTAAAAGTGGGAGCGGTTAAGCGAATTCTCACCCCACAAGGATATGAAGTAGAAGGAGTCGATGTTTTAAGCCAGGTTTCAGACCAGCCATTTAGTGATGCTGAGACCGTATTAGGTGCAAGTCATCGTGCACAAGGGGCGCTAGCCTTTGGGGACATTGGAATTGGACTTGAGGCTGGAGTTGAATATTTAAATGATCAGCTGTTTTTAGTCAACTGGGGTGTGCTAAAAACGAAGGAAGGTCAAACCTTTTATGCGGGAGGAACGCGCCTGCCATTGCCTGATGAATTACGTGACGCCCTAGAAGATGGAATCGAATTGGGTGATGTCATTGATGGTTATTCTAAGCGACAAAATGTCCGTACAAATGAGGGAGCCATCGGCGTTTTAACAGCTGATTTTGTCAGTCGAGAAGATAATTTCTGTCATATCGTCCGCTTGTTATGGGGACAATTCGTCCGTAATAGCAATTGTTGTCGAAAATAA
- a CDS encoding thioredoxin family protein produces MKEITTVEQYQEIIKNENVIILFTANWCPDCMVIKPFMPKIEEKYSNYQFYTVNRDHLMDLCIELDIFGIPSFVAFKNGKEVGRYVNKERKTREQIEGFIESLA; encoded by the coding sequence ATGAAAGAGATTACGACAGTAGAGCAGTATCAAGAGATTATTAAAAATGAAAATGTGATTATTTTATTCACCGCTAATTGGTGTCCAGATTGTATGGTGATTAAACCATTTATGCCAAAAATTGAAGAGAAATACTCAAATTATCAGTTTTATACGGTTAACCGCGATCATTTAATGGATCTTTGTATCGAACTTGATATCTTTGGAATTCCTAGTTTTGTGGCCTTTAAAAATGGAAAAGAAGTGGGACGTTATGTTAATAAGGAACGTAAAACACGTGAACAAATTGAAGGTTTTATTGAATCATTGGCATAG
- a CDS encoding DNA translocase FtsK, with translation MKKRKIFDIEKIGFGDEEVVATPKSVSINEVKQRVNTVRQSEVKPVIDRPQAILSQEIKVVQEKKPMPSTTRTGEGQTGAPKTAIYKPVEFVSPITGRRVQQPKAVQLAHGKYQLSTATIVTDEGQEAGQREEEFAPVCREELTAISNEELSELFEPTDDVTPCPSFTAEEDASCLETDEKTVDRSVSKDEEINTPVASTQAVNDSIDEGAPTVEEEQTERVENTVAFQQVAGGLKEKNQELGLEDVFSLLEDEEQLPSIFDSILSEGEVDQAIEQDQVIDFSQSIEEDDLHSQDLLFEDDDEPYDDENFCNELLDQVQIADEEEEVIYYETPSLELLNEPKREDFIDEEWIFSKMDILERTFLDFGVKVRLTGEYTQGPTVTQIEIQPESGTKLNKIMNLSDDLKLSLSVEELRIEPIPGKNTIGVEIPNPKRKMVCLKEILSRPEFILHESPLYIGLGQDVAGNPVYADIAAMPHGLIAGQTGSGKSVCINTLLISMLYKASPEEVRVMLIDPKRVELAPYNTIPHLITPVICDEHKAAQGLRWAVEEMERRYDLFLANGVKDIKSFNERRHQFEISYGKLPYILIVIDELADLMMVSAQEVEDCIMRITQKARAAGIHLIVATQRPTVDVITGTIKSNIPSRIAFTVAQANDSRVILDETGAQNLLGQGDMLFLGSSSKAKRVQGAYISSEEIERIVDCIKGKGKPKYLIADDIFKRGTSAMNTDTDPLLYEAMSFIFDRGYATVSSLQTRLRIGFNRAARIIDTLELNGWIGHPQGAQKQREIKITRSEFESLQDQTRL, from the coding sequence ATGAAAAAAAGGAAGATTTTTGATATTGAGAAAATTGGTTTTGGAGATGAGGAAGTTGTAGCTACTCCAAAATCAGTCTCAATAAATGAAGTGAAACAAAGAGTAAATACGGTTCGTCAATCGGAAGTTAAACCGGTGATAGACCGCCCACAGGCAATATTAAGTCAAGAAATTAAAGTGGTACAGGAAAAGAAACCGATGCCATCAACAACACGCACAGGAGAGGGACAAACGGGTGCACCAAAAACGGCCATTTATAAGCCGGTAGAGTTTGTTTCTCCGATTACTGGACGGCGCGTGCAACAACCTAAAGCGGTCCAACTCGCGCATGGGAAGTATCAATTATCGACTGCAACCATCGTTACCGATGAAGGTCAAGAAGCGGGGCAACGTGAGGAGGAGTTCGCACCTGTTTGTCGTGAGGAGCTAACAGCTATTTCTAACGAGGAGCTAAGCGAGCTCTTCGAGCCGACTGATGATGTTACTCCTTGTCCCAGTTTTACAGCTGAGGAAGACGCTTCTTGTTTGGAAACAGACGAAAAAACGGTGGATCGATCAGTATCAAAAGATGAGGAAATTAACACACCGGTAGCGTCAACCCAGGCTGTGAATGACTCCATAGATGAAGGGGCACCGACGGTTGAAGAGGAACAAACGGAACGAGTAGAAAATACGGTTGCTTTTCAACAAGTAGCAGGGGGATTAAAGGAAAAAAATCAGGAGTTAGGATTAGAAGATGTCTTTTCCTTATTAGAGGATGAGGAACAATTGCCTTCGATTTTTGATTCAATTCTTTCCGAAGGTGAAGTCGACCAAGCGATTGAGCAAGATCAAGTCATTGATTTTTCTCAATCGATCGAGGAGGATGACCTTCACTCACAAGATCTCCTTTTTGAAGACGATGACGAACCTTACGATGATGAGAATTTTTGTAACGAATTATTAGATCAGGTTCAGATTGCGGATGAAGAGGAAGAGGTTATTTATTATGAAACGCCTTCTTTAGAATTGCTAAATGAACCGAAACGCGAAGATTTCATCGATGAAGAGTGGATTTTTAGCAAGATGGATATTCTTGAGCGAACGTTCCTTGATTTTGGAGTAAAGGTGAGGCTAACGGGAGAATATACGCAAGGACCAACGGTAACTCAGATTGAAATTCAGCCGGAGTCGGGAACAAAATTAAATAAAATAATGAATTTATCGGATGATCTAAAACTTAGTCTGTCTGTTGAGGAGTTACGTATTGAGCCGATTCCAGGTAAAAATACGATAGGAGTAGAAATTCCAAATCCTAAGCGGAAAATGGTTTGTTTAAAAGAGATTCTTTCGCGACCAGAATTTATTTTACATGAAAGTCCTCTTTACATTGGGTTAGGGCAAGATGTAGCAGGAAATCCAGTTTATGCGGATATCGCGGCGATGCCACACGGATTAATCGCGGGACAAACAGGTTCAGGTAAAAGTGTGTGTATTAATACCTTACTTATTAGTATGTTGTATAAAGCGAGCCCCGAGGAAGTTCGTGTGATGTTAATCGACCCTAAACGAGTAGAATTGGCTCCGTATAACACCATTCCGCATTTAATTACTCCTGTTATTTGTGATGAACACAAAGCTGCTCAAGGATTGCGCTGGGCAGTAGAAGAGATGGAGCGACGCTATGATTTATTTTTAGCAAATGGTGTTAAAGACATTAAGTCCTTTAATGAACGCCGTCACCAATTTGAAATATCTTATGGGAAACTCCCCTATATTTTAATTGTTATTGATGAGTTAGCCGACTTGATGATGGTGTCAGCACAAGAGGTTGAAGATTGTATTATGAGGATTACCCAAAAAGCTCGTGCGGCAGGAATCCATCTGATTGTTGCCACGCAACGACCAACGGTGGATGTCATTACGGGAACGATTAAGTCTAATATTCCAAGTCGGATTGCGTTTACCGTCGCCCAGGCGAATGATTCACGGGTAATTTTAGATGAGACAGGTGCTCAAAATCTGTTAGGGCAAGGTGATATGCTGTTTTTAGGAAGCAGTTCAAAGGCAAAGCGCGTTCAAGGAGCCTATATTTCAAGCGAGGAAATTGAACGTATTGTTGATTGCATCAAAGGAAAGGGGAAACCGAAGTATTTAATTGCAGATGACATCTTTAAACGTGGAACATCTGCAATGAACACGGATACAGACCCGCTCCTATATGAGGCAATGAGTTTTATCTTTGATCGCGGATATGCGACCGTATCATCTTTACAAACACGTTTACGTATTGGGTTTAATCGTGCCGCCCGAATTATTGACACGTTAGAGTTAAATGGATGGATTGGCCATCCTCAGGGGGCACAAAAGCAACGTGAAATAAAAATTACACGTTCGGAGTTTGAAAGTTTACAAGATCAAACGCGCCTATAA
- the murC gene encoding UDP-N-acetylmuramate--L-alanine ligase has translation MSEKYHLIGIKGSGMSALAHILYDMGYEVQGSDIEETLFTQIGLEAKGMKLYPFGHSHIDPDMTVIIGNAFKDDHVEVVLAKEVGATCIRYHDFLGSLAGNFTSIAISGTHGKTTTTGLLSHVLRLNHKTSFLIGDGTGQGVKSSEYFVFEACEYQRHFLAYHPDYAIITNIEHDHPDYFKDIDDVLDAFNTFVSQCKKKVIACGDDVEVKKLKDTDKIMTYGFEPTNHVVATNVIKSSAGTTFDVLINGEFYHTFHTPFFGDHMILNSLAVISICYLEGLNQETIESDLCSFEGVKRRFAQKNYRDQIIIDDYAHHPTEIAATLKAVRQKYPDRDLVAVFQPHTFTRTAAFIDEFAQSLNLADYIYLTEIFGSAREESGAVNIQTLIDKCHSGHLITKETVNQLEQYPTAVIVFMGAGDIKKYEDAYTTLTPSI, from the coding sequence ATGAGTGAAAAATACCATCTCATTGGGATTAAGGGTTCAGGAATGAGTGCGTTGGCACATATTTTATATGATATGGGATATGAGGTTCAAGGATCGGATATTGAGGAGACTTTATTTACTCAGATCGGATTAGAAGCTAAAGGGATGAAGCTTTATCCATTTGGACACTCTCATATCGACCCTGATATGACCGTGATTATCGGAAATGCATTTAAGGATGACCATGTGGAAGTGGTATTGGCGAAAGAGGTTGGAGCAACGTGTATTCGTTATCACGACTTCTTAGGTTCTTTAGCGGGGAACTTTACGTCAATCGCTATTTCTGGAACTCATGGAAAAACAACAACAACAGGGTTGTTATCACACGTGTTACGCCTTAACCACAAAACATCATTTTTAATTGGTGATGGGACAGGACAAGGGGTTAAATCAAGCGAATATTTTGTATTTGAGGCTTGTGAGTATCAAAGACATTTCTTGGCTTATCATCCTGATTATGCAATCATTACAAATATTGAACATGATCACCCAGACTACTTTAAGGATATCGATGATGTGCTAGATGCGTTTAATACATTTGTAAGTCAATGTAAGAAAAAAGTGATTGCTTGCGGTGATGACGTTGAGGTGAAAAAATTAAAAGACACTGATAAAATTATGACCTATGGATTTGAACCAACTAATCATGTCGTTGCAACAAACGTCATTAAAAGTTCAGCAGGAACAACATTTGATGTCTTAATTAATGGAGAATTTTATCATACCTTCCATACACCGTTTTTTGGAGACCATATGATTTTAAATAGTTTAGCCGTAATTAGTATTTGTTATTTAGAAGGGTTGAATCAAGAAACGATTGAAAGTGATTTATGTTCGTTTGAAGGTGTGAAACGTCGTTTTGCACAAAAAAATTATCGTGACCAAATCATCATTGATGATTATGCCCACCATCCAACAGAAATTGCGGCGACATTAAAAGCGGTTCGTCAAAAATATCCGGATCGTGATTTAGTTGCTGTATTTCAACCGCATACATTTACGCGAACAGCTGCCTTTATCGACGAGTTTGCTCAAAGTTTAAATTTAGCGGATTATATTTATTTAACAGAAATATTCGGATCTGCTCGTGAAGAAAGTGGTGCTGTCAATATTCAAACATTAATTGATAAATGTCATAGCGGCCATTTAATTACGAAAGAGACAGTCAATCAGTTAGAACAATATCCAACCGCTGTTATTGTCTTTATGGGAGCGGGAGATATTAAGAAGTATGAGGATGCTTATACCACATTAACGCCAAGCATTTAA
- a CDS encoding apolipoprotein A1/A4/E family protein yields the protein MKKRNAFFLGALVGAAAVALFTPKSGQEMQKELLQKLEDLQSKIKDIEVDEVKAAFTAKLDDVKDVINNFDWETSKAELEVKVNEVKAKLNEMMARLDEAKDNIKDQAELAQEDLEENFTIVIDTVKEHAKDIAEDVKTRVSNVSDDAKVIASDVADEVKKATSDVVDIAMKKEDK from the coding sequence ATGAAAAAAAGAAATGCTTTTTTCTTAGGCGCACTAGTGGGGGCAGCAGCTGTTGCCTTATTTACACCTAAGTCTGGTCAGGAAATGCAAAAAGAATTATTACAAAAATTAGAGGACCTTCAATCAAAAATCAAAGATATTGAAGTGGATGAAGTAAAGGCTGCTTTTACAGCGAAATTAGATGATGTAAAAGATGTGATTAATAATTTTGACTGGGAAACATCAAAAGCAGAACTTGAAGTTAAAGTGAACGAAGTAAAAGCTAAATTAAACGAAATGATGGCTCGTTTAGATGAGGCTAAAGATAATATTAAAGATCAAGCGGAATTAGCTCAAGAAGATTTAGAAGAGAATTTTACTATCGTTATTGATACGGTGAAAGAACATGCAAAAGATATTGCCGAAGATGTGAAAACACGTGTTTCTAATGTTTCAGATGATGCAAAAGTGATTGCATCTGATGTGGCAGATGAAGTGAAAAAGGCGACATCTGATGTTGTTGATATTGCCATGAAAAAAGAAGACAAATAA
- a CDS encoding helix-turn-helix domain-containing protein, producing the protein MKCYQRAQQIMHERLSTEEVYPAGFFIRDRRLFLKLKMEDFTPLCSPSTLSKIETGKLAPSASLLEAIYKKLTLSPRKKPPVKGWLFPIRQMIYHQDLSAHDLNEAHFELHYQFSLLKFSYYLLQGNTSYAKREMPFLEKMLPYFSVEELQFYFLFMGYYYFLLHDGQLSKGYYDLSYELAIKHHWDDPLLLLMLARYYSLSRHSLKAVQLAYEANALFLKDYAMGYALDCELLLCQEYTFTHLFSTASPLLEKLKAKLTLKDPYRQVSTLFNRYGEYYTALKDYPNAEIMYIQGLKTSSYKVETLTSLMDLYYQSQQTTKLKQLLQQLTHFPFAVPLPDILKWKFYHYLMNRPLSDSFRIFLQGEAIPFAKKRHDRQAFELYSYQLHHIYEKQHKYKSALYILKTLNEKMDFLNVE; encoded by the coding sequence ATGAAATGTTATCAACGCGCTCAACAAATCATGCATGAACGTTTATCCACTGAAGAAGTGTACCCTGCTGGTTTCTTCATTCGAGATAGACGGTTGTTTTTAAAGCTAAAAATGGAAGACTTTACACCGCTTTGTTCCCCGTCTACCTTATCAAAAATCGAAACTGGAAAACTCGCTCCTTCCGCTTCCCTGTTAGAGGCTATCTATAAAAAATTAACGCTTTCTCCTAGGAAAAAGCCACCCGTAAAGGGATGGCTCTTTCCCATTCGCCAAATGATTTATCATCAAGACTTATCCGCCCATGACTTAAACGAAGCACATTTTGAACTGCACTACCAGTTCTCCCTCCTCAAATTTTCTTATTATCTTCTTCAAGGAAACACCAGTTATGCCAAACGTGAGATGCCCTTCCTTGAAAAAATGCTCCCTTATTTTTCGGTAGAAGAACTTCAATTTTATTTTCTCTTTATGGGTTATTACTACTTTTTATTACATGATGGACAACTTAGTAAAGGATACTACGACCTCTCTTATGAGTTAGCGATCAAACACCATTGGGATGATCCCCTGCTCCTTTTGATGTTAGCCCGTTATTACTCACTTTCCCGCCACTCGTTGAAGGCCGTTCAATTGGCCTATGAGGCGAATGCCCTCTTCCTCAAAGATTATGCAATGGGATACGCGCTTGACTGTGAGCTTCTTTTATGTCAAGAATATACATTCACTCATCTATTTTCAACCGCCTCCCCTTTACTTGAAAAATTAAAAGCGAAGTTAACACTTAAAGACCCATACAGACAAGTGTCTACCTTATTTAATCGTTACGGTGAGTATTACACCGCCCTTAAAGATTACCCTAATGCTGAAATCATGTACATTCAAGGTCTAAAGACGTCATCCTATAAGGTTGAAACCCTTACGTCCTTAATGGACCTTTACTATCAGTCTCAACAAACTACTAAATTAAAACAGTTGCTACAGCAGTTAACCCATTTCCCTTTTGCTGTGCCGCTCCCCGATATTTTAAAATGGAAATTCTATCATTACCTCATGAATCGCCCTCTTTCAGATTCTTTTCGAATCTTCCTTCAGGGAGAAGCGATTCCTTTTGCAAAAAAACGCCATGATCGTCAGGCGTTCGAACTCTACTCTTACCAACTTCATCACATCTACGAAAAGCAGCATAAATATAAGTCAGCTCTTTATATTTTAAAAACGTTAAATGAAAAAATGGATTTTTTAAACGTGGAGTAA
- a CDS encoding transposase family protein, translating into MSHTNCISTLLDLKDKNITFSENCIQETQIKNVRSKLILGTLSFQPTHCYHCGHSFDSNIIKHGFKTSRIKLVKISGFDAYLDLKKQRYKCRHCDRTFTLETSFVNPNCFISTPVKQAIFLEASHKKSETDIARELNVSHSTVNRVIHSSYEEQPLPFNSLPKVLCFDEFKSVKSAEGHLPCEACILHW; encoded by the coding sequence ATGTCTCATACTAATTGTATCTCAACTTTACTTGATTTAAAAGATAAAAATATTACTTTTTCAGAAAATTGTATCCAGGAAACTCAGATTAAGAATGTTCGTTCTAAACTTATTTTGGGGACTCTTTCTTTTCAACCGACTCATTGCTACCACTGTGGTCATTCTTTTGACTCAAATATCATTAAACACGGCTTCAAAACTTCACGTATTAAGCTAGTCAAAATTTCCGGATTTGATGCTTATCTAGACTTAAAAAAACAACGTTATAAATGCCGTCATTGTGACCGAACATTTACCCTAGAAACATCTTTTGTTAACCCTAATTGTTTTATTTCCACTCCCGTAAAACAAGCCATCTTTTTAGAAGCTAGTCATAAGAAATCCGAAACAGATATTGCACGTGAGCTTAACGTTTCTCATTCAACCGTTAACCGCGTCATTCATTCTTCCTATGAAGAACAGCCGCTTCCCTTTAATTCTCTCCCAAAAGTTCTTTGTTTTGACGAGTTTAAGTCAGTTAAATCGGCCGAGGGTCACCTGCCATGCGAAGCATGTATCCTCCATTGGTAG
- a CDS encoding ISL3 family transposase: MSFIFCDASNGKLINIVEDRRLSTLKDYFMRFSKETREGVTHIVIDMYAPYMTLIKEVFPKAKIVLDKFHIVQLVSRALNKTRIRFMNQNKEFYNKFKHYWRLLLKAQEDLNATHYFYSNCFKKMISQQEIIDFLLALDPELKETYDFYQTVQQAIKLRNLEIFHHAIQHPSDLLSHEMKTALKTLTHYQDYVKNTIETPYTNGVLEGINNNIKVIKRIAFGYRSFYHFKARILIIHKYTFEQKKKRNQTI, encoded by the coding sequence ATGTCCTTCATTTTTTGTGATGCGTCCAATGGAAAGCTAATTAATATCGTTGAAGACCGTCGCTTAAGTACTCTAAAGGACTATTTTATGCGGTTTTCTAAGGAAACTCGTGAAGGTGTAACCCACATCGTCATTGACATGTACGCCCCTTATATGACACTCATTAAAGAGGTATTCCCTAAGGCTAAGATTGTTTTAGATAAATTTCATATCGTTCAACTAGTCTCTCGTGCTCTTAATAAAACACGCATTCGTTTCATGAATCAAAATAAAGAGTTTTATAATAAATTCAAACATTATTGGCGACTTCTCTTAAAAGCCCAAGAAGATCTTAATGCCACTCATTACTTCTATTCCAACTGCTTCAAAAAGATGATCTCTCAACAAGAAATTATTGACTTTTTATTAGCCCTAGACCCTGAACTAAAGGAGACTTATGATTTCTACCAAACTGTCCAACAGGCTATTAAACTTCGTAACCTTGAAATATTTCATCATGCCATTCAACATCCCTCTGACCTGCTTTCACACGAAATGAAAACAGCTTTAAAAACACTCACTCATTATCAAGATTATGTCAAAAATACTATCGAAACTCCCTATACAAATGGAGTACTTGAAGGAATTAACAACAATATCAAAGTCATTAAGCGAATCGCTTTTGGATACCGTAGTTTCTACCATTTCAAAGCAAGAATTTTGATTATTCATAAATACACTTTTGAACAAAAAAAGAAGAGGAATCAAACCATCTAA
- a CDS encoding Mrp/NBP35 family ATP-binding protein → MTIKEQIKQAIEQLIDPSTQKTLGEQHSIRHLAVNEEDSIVTAILAIGLIKGPEEKTLSRQLAKLIKIDFKFRGVKLQFEQLPSQEESTTKKKTTYIAITSGKGGVGKSTVTANLAVALARLGKKVGIIDADIYGPSIPHIFEMKKEGFQLASNNKIYPPKAFDIPVISTEFFLEDDQPLMWRGPMLNRMLNHFFNDVEWDENLDFMLIDLPPGTGDVAIDIQKLIPEAYVIVVTTPHPTASHIAVKSGYMAQTLKHQILGVVENMSYYPNPVNQAHEAIFGSGGGEIVANALKVDLLATLPIGQPQNNLSHSIFTPTEDIGVAYLGLANKVLKALK, encoded by the coding sequence ATGACGATAAAAGAACAAATCAAACAAGCGATTGAACAATTAATCGATCCAAGCACACAAAAAACGTTAGGCGAACAGCACAGTATTCGCCATCTCGCCGTCAATGAAGAGGATTCAATTGTAACAGCGATTCTCGCCATCGGATTAATTAAAGGCCCAGAAGAAAAAACACTCTCACGCCAATTAGCGAAACTTATTAAAATTGACTTTAAATTCCGTGGAGTTAAATTACAATTTGAGCAGCTTCCATCACAAGAAGAATCGACAACAAAGAAAAAAACAACTTATATCGCCATTACCTCGGGAAAAGGTGGCGTTGGAAAATCAACGGTTACAGCTAATTTAGCCGTTGCACTTGCACGCTTAGGAAAAAAGGTTGGGATTATTGACGCTGATATTTACGGACCAAGTATCCCTCATATTTTCGAAATGAAAAAAGAAGGATTCCAATTAGCGAGCAATAATAAAATCTATCCTCCAAAGGCGTTTGATATTCCTGTCATTTCAACAGAGTTTTTCTTAGAAGACGATCAACCACTCATGTGGCGCGGTCCAATGCTTAATCGAATGTTAAATCACTTTTTTAACGACGTGGAATGGGACGAGAACTTAGATTTTATGCTCATCGATCTCCCTCCTGGTACAGGTGATGTTGCCATCGATATTCAAAAGCTTATTCCTGAAGCCTATGTCATCGTTGTAACCACTCCTCATCCGACCGCTTCACATATTGCCGTGAAATCAGGGTATATGGCTCAAACACTTAAACATCAAATCCTTGGGGTCGTTGAAAACATGTCTTATTACCCAAATCCAGTCAATCAGGCCCATGAGGCGATTTTTGGTTCAGGTGGTGGAGAAATCGTTGCAAATGCCTTAAAGGTTGACCTACTTGCTACACTCCCAATCGGTCAACCACAAAATAACCTCTCACACTCCATCTTCACTCCAACAGAGGATATTGGAGTTGCTTACCTCGGCCTTGCAAACAAAGTATTAAAAGCATTAAAATAA